A DNA window from Streptomyces parvus contains the following coding sequences:
- a CDS encoding NAD(P)-dependent oxidoreductase, whose product MPVPPPPLPAPDALARALLLVAPSLDSELVRVLERITGRAAEPLTDVPPPSGPPLLCVGDALPDALRTDRLLWFHSITAGTDRLLSGGPWPGPALLTRTVGRMGERMAQYVLGWMLAECQSVPEFTEQHARAHWERLPSELVAGQTALIYGTGRIGAAVGRLLAACGVRTVGVARTTRYGPEPGTDRVVPPGFDRVIGAAEDTGVLGEARWVISALPLTPATEGFFGADRFAAVRGATFVNVGRGATVDLGALETALRDGRVRRAVLDVLPAEPAAPEDPVWQLPRTVITAHSAGITTDEDITVDFTACWRDVTEGRRPGLTVDTARGY is encoded by the coding sequence CTGCCCGTCCCGCCCCCGCCGCTGCCCGCGCCCGACGCCCTCGCACGGGCCCTGCTGCTCGTCGCGCCCTCGCTGGACTCCGAGCTGGTACGGGTGTTGGAGCGGATCACCGGGCGCGCCGCGGAGCCCCTGACGGACGTTCCGCCGCCGTCCGGCCCACCCCTCCTCTGCGTGGGCGACGCGCTGCCCGACGCCCTGCGGACGGACCGGCTGCTCTGGTTCCACAGCATCACCGCGGGGACGGACCGGCTGCTCTCCGGGGGCCCTTGGCCCGGACCGGCGCTGCTGACCCGGACCGTGGGCCGGATGGGCGAGCGGATGGCCCAGTACGTCCTGGGCTGGATGCTCGCCGAGTGCCAGTCCGTACCGGAGTTCACCGAGCAGCACGCCCGCGCGCACTGGGAGCGCCTCCCCTCGGAGCTCGTCGCCGGACAGACCGCCCTGATCTACGGCACCGGCCGCATCGGCGCGGCGGTGGGGCGGCTGCTGGCGGCCTGCGGCGTACGCACCGTGGGCGTCGCCCGCACCACGCGGTACGGCCCGGAGCCCGGCACCGACCGCGTGGTGCCGCCGGGATTCGACCGGGTGATCGGGGCCGCCGAGGACACCGGGGTGCTGGGTGAGGCCCGCTGGGTGATCTCCGCCCTGCCGTTGACGCCGGCCACGGAGGGCTTCTTCGGGGCCGACCGGTTCGCGGCGGTGCGCGGGGCGACGTTCGTCAACGTGGGGCGGGGCGCGACCGTGGACCTGGGGGCGCTGGAGACCGCGCTGCGGGACGGCCGGGTGCGGCGGGCGGTGCTGGACGTGCTGCCCGCGGAACCGGCCGCGCCGGAAGACCCCGTGTGGCAGCTGCCCCGTACGGTCATCACGGCGCACTCCGCGGGGATCACCACGGACGAGGACATCACCGTGGACTTCACCGCCTGCTGGCGGGACGTGACGGAGGGCCGGCGCCCCGGGCTGACGGTGGACACGGCACGCGGCTACTGA
- a CDS encoding TetR/AcrR family transcriptional regulator produces the protein MRTSVWLDRTAPSRSRRTESPAGLDRNRITEASVRLLDADGLAKFSMRRLAAELDVTAMSLYWYVDTKDDLLELALDSVYAEIDRPREDADWRDRLRELARSYRELLVRHIWISPLAGTFLNIGPNSMLFSYAVQDVIRDTGLPLERQTGALSAVFQFVYGFGTVEGNFKARCDATGLTQDAYHQQAMGTIRAEPRLREISDYSDEIMSARGGETLEEMRERDFVFALDLVIAGIEAVRDRTGSPAQ, from the coding sequence GTGCGGACCAGTGTGTGGCTGGACCGAACGGCCCCCTCGCGCTCGCGCCGGACGGAGTCCCCGGCGGGTCTGGACCGTAACCGGATCACCGAGGCGTCGGTGCGGCTGCTGGACGCCGACGGGCTCGCCAAGTTCTCGATGCGCCGGCTCGCCGCCGAGCTGGACGTCACCGCGATGTCCCTCTACTGGTACGTCGACACCAAGGACGACCTCCTGGAGCTGGCGCTCGACTCGGTGTACGCCGAGATCGACCGGCCCCGTGAGGACGCCGACTGGCGGGACCGGCTGCGGGAGCTGGCCCGCAGCTACCGCGAACTCCTCGTCCGCCACATCTGGATCTCGCCGCTCGCCGGGACGTTCCTCAACATCGGCCCGAACTCCATGCTGTTCTCGTACGCCGTCCAGGACGTGATCCGGGACACCGGCCTGCCCCTGGAACGGCAGACGGGCGCGCTGTCGGCCGTCTTCCAGTTCGTGTACGGATTCGGCACCGTGGAGGGCAACTTCAAGGCGCGGTGCGACGCGACCGGGCTCACCCAGGACGCGTACCACCAGCAGGCGATGGGCACGATCCGGGCGGAGCCGCGCCTGCGGGAGATCTCCGACTACTCCGACGAGATCATGTCCGCCCGGGGCGGCGAGACGCTTGAGGAGATGCGCGAGCGGGACTTCGTCTTCGCGCTGGACCTGGTGATCGCGGGTATCGAGGCGGTGCGCGACCGGACCGGGTCCCCGGCCCAGTAG
- a CDS encoding PPOX class F420-dependent oxidoreductase — protein sequence MAPNIATNTAVDLDELLAFVRPRHRAVLLTARADGRPQGSPLTCGVDDSGRIVMSTYPERAKTRNARRDERVSVIVLSDEWDGPWVQVDGAAEVIDAPDSVEPLVEYFRNISGEHPDWDEYRAAMLKQGKSIIRVTPERWGPVATGGFPAHLAPGS from the coding sequence ATGGCACCGAACATCGCGACCAACACCGCCGTGGACCTCGATGAGTTGCTGGCGTTCGTACGCCCCCGGCACCGGGCGGTCCTGCTCACCGCCCGGGCAGACGGCCGCCCCCAGGGCTCCCCGCTGACCTGCGGCGTGGACGACTCGGGGCGGATCGTCATGTCGACCTACCCCGAGCGCGCCAAGACCCGCAACGCCCGGCGCGACGAGCGGGTCAGCGTGATCGTGCTGTCGGACGAGTGGGACGGGCCCTGGGTGCAGGTCGACGGTGCAGCGGAGGTCATCGACGCCCCGGACTCGGTCGAGCCCCTGGTGGAGTACTTCCGGAACATCTCGGGGGAGCATCCGGACTGGGACGAGTACCGGGCGGCGATGCTGAAGCAGGGCAAGTCGATCATCCGGGTCACCCCGGAGCGCTGGGGCCCCGTCGCCACCGGCGGCTTCCCGGCCCACCTCGCCCCGGGGAGCTGA
- a CDS encoding MarR family winged helix-turn-helix transcriptional regulator, whose product MAARSSYEELARQLSAVGAVKRGLARALPPECPTGSAAVLTLLDRHGEMRISRLAELLSVDMSVTSRHVAHVADRGWIERSPDPADKRSRILRLTPGGHAQLDELTRRTTEVFAHNLQDWSDDDVGRLIALLSRLRDSFACRGSGGCVPGRHTGECRTGLGDEAHARTPV is encoded by the coding sequence GTGGCCGCACGGAGTAGTTACGAGGAACTGGCCCGACAGCTCAGCGCCGTCGGGGCCGTCAAGAGGGGGCTCGCCCGAGCGCTGCCCCCCGAGTGCCCCACGGGATCCGCCGCCGTACTGACCCTCCTGGACCGGCACGGCGAGATGCGGATCAGCCGGCTCGCCGAGCTGCTGTCCGTGGACATGTCGGTGACCAGTCGCCACGTGGCGCATGTGGCCGATCGCGGCTGGATCGAACGGTCTCCGGACCCGGCGGACAAGCGGTCCCGCATCCTGCGGCTGACCCCCGGCGGGCACGCGCAGCTCGACGAACTGACCCGGCGGACCACCGAGGTGTTCGCCCACAACCTCCAGGACTGGTCCGACGACGACGTCGGCCGGCTCATCGCGCTGCTGTCCCGGCTGCGTGACAGCTTCGCCTGTCGCGGATCCGGCGGCTGCGTCCCCGGACGTCACACCGGCGAGTGCAGGACCGGCCTCGGCGACGAGGCTCACGCCCGTACACCTGTGTAA
- a CDS encoding MFS transporter, translating into MTAPAAERPDLSHQGHPQRWLILGVICLAQLTVLLDNTVLNVAIPSLTSELHASTADVQWMINAYSLVQAGLLLTAGSSADRYGRKKMLIVGLALFGIGSLVAGLAQSSGQLIAARAGMGVGGALLLTTTLAVVVQIFDETERVKAIGIWSTVASLGFAAGPLFGGFVLDHFWWGAIFLINLPVALIGLVAVARLVPESKVAQGDRPDLLGALLSTIGMTAVVFAIISGPEHGWGSGRVLLTVVVGVAVLAGFVLWELHIPNPMLDMHFFRNQKFVGAVAGAILVAFGMTGSLFLLTQHLQFVLGYGPLEAGLRTAPMALTVVALNLTGVGARMVQKFGTPLVIAAGMSCLAAGLAAIAVLGGGDGGYGGMLFGLIVMGAGVALAMPAMANAIMSAIPPEKAGVGAGVNGTLAEFGNGLGVAVLGAVLNARFAALVPAAVGAVSLPAALAAADGPAAREQIKDAFAAGLETSQLVGAVAVLAGGLLAALLLHRAERMEAEVRRQEADASQAGDRADATGPAA; encoded by the coding sequence ATGACGGCGCCCGCCGCAGAGCGACCCGACCTCTCCCACCAGGGACATCCGCAACGCTGGCTGATCCTCGGCGTCATCTGCCTGGCCCAGCTCACCGTGCTGCTCGACAACACCGTCCTCAACGTCGCGATCCCCTCCCTCACCTCGGAGCTGCACGCCTCCACCGCCGACGTGCAGTGGATGATCAACGCCTACTCACTCGTCCAGGCGGGTCTGCTGCTCACCGCGGGCAGCTCGGCGGACCGCTACGGGCGGAAGAAGATGCTGATCGTGGGCCTCGCCCTGTTCGGCATCGGCTCGCTCGTGGCCGGGCTCGCCCAGTCCTCCGGCCAGCTCATCGCGGCCCGCGCCGGGATGGGCGTCGGTGGCGCGCTGCTGCTCACCACCACCCTCGCCGTCGTGGTCCAGATCTTCGACGAGACCGAGCGGGTCAAGGCGATCGGCATCTGGTCGACCGTCGCCTCCCTCGGCTTCGCGGCGGGCCCGCTGTTCGGCGGGTTCGTCCTCGACCACTTCTGGTGGGGCGCGATCTTCCTCATCAACCTCCCGGTCGCCCTGATCGGCCTGGTCGCCGTCGCCCGGCTCGTACCGGAGTCCAAGGTCGCCCAGGGCGACCGGCCCGACCTGCTGGGCGCGCTGCTCTCCACCATCGGTATGACCGCGGTCGTCTTCGCGATCATCTCGGGGCCCGAGCACGGCTGGGGGTCCGGCCGGGTGCTGCTGACGGTGGTCGTCGGCGTCGCCGTGCTGGCCGGATTCGTGCTGTGGGAGCTGCACATTCCGAACCCGATGCTGGACATGCACTTCTTCCGGAACCAGAAGTTCGTCGGCGCGGTGGCCGGCGCGATCCTGGTCGCCTTCGGGATGACCGGCTCACTCTTCCTGCTCACCCAGCACCTTCAGTTCGTTCTCGGGTACGGGCCGTTGGAGGCGGGTCTGCGGACGGCCCCGATGGCGCTCACCGTGGTCGCCCTCAACCTCACGGGCGTCGGCGCGCGGATGGTCCAGAAGTTCGGCACGCCCCTCGTCATCGCGGCCGGGATGAGCTGCCTGGCGGCCGGTCTCGCCGCCATCGCGGTGCTCGGCGGGGGCGACGGCGGGTACGGCGGCATGCTGTTCGGCCTGATCGTGATGGGTGCGGGCGTCGCCCTCGCCATGCCCGCGATGGCCAACGCCATCATGAGCGCCATCCCGCCGGAGAAGGCCGGGGTCGGCGCGGGGGTCAACGGCACGCTCGCGGAGTTCGGCAACGGCCTCGGGGTCGCGGTGCTGGGCGCGGTGCTCAACGCCCGGTTCGCCGCGCTCGTACCGGCCGCCGTCGGCGCCGTCTCCCTGCCCGCGGCCCTGGCCGCCGCCGACGGGCCCGCCGCCCGGGAGCAGATCAAGGACGCGTTCGCCGCGGGCCTGGAGACCAGCCAGCTCGTCGGCGCGGTGGCGGTGCTGGCGGGCGGCCTGCTCGCCGCGCTGCTGCTGCACCGGGCCGAGCGGATGGAGGCGGAGGTGCGGCGGCAGGAGGCCGACGCTTCGCAGGCGGGGGACCGGGCAGACGCGACGGGACCGGCGGCATAG
- a CDS encoding YceI family protein, translating to MGLRAQVRTRDGWAVQHAVVTVTDMTGAQVLRAAADEDGAVRTDGSLTAGAYTVIVTAVGYAPAASTALVTASGRIEAGQIVLARQGGVELPPPGAWSLDPAHSSVGAVAQHLGISSVHGRFTDFGGRIEIAGATGASRVDAVIRAASIDTGNGMRDKHLRSPDFLDVDRYPEIAYSSTGLDPAGPDRWTVHGELTMHGVSRPVDLDLTYLGTGPDPWGGVRAAFHATAELRRDDFAMNYNQVVQAGISAIGTTLRVELDIQAVQGEALPMP from the coding sequence ATGGGACTTCGCGCACAGGTACGGACGCGGGACGGCTGGGCGGTCCAGCACGCCGTCGTGACGGTCACCGACATGACCGGCGCCCAGGTGCTGCGGGCCGCGGCCGACGAGGACGGGGCCGTCCGCACGGACGGCTCCCTGACGGCCGGCGCGTACACGGTGATCGTCACGGCGGTCGGGTACGCCCCCGCCGCCTCCACCGCCCTCGTCACCGCGAGCGGCCGGATCGAGGCCGGGCAGATCGTGCTGGCGCGGCAGGGCGGGGTGGAGCTGCCGCCGCCGGGCGCCTGGTCGCTGGACCCCGCGCACTCCTCGGTGGGCGCGGTCGCCCAGCACCTGGGGATCTCCAGCGTGCACGGCCGGTTCACCGACTTCGGCGGCCGGATCGAGATCGCCGGGGCGACCGGCGCCTCCCGGGTCGACGCGGTGATCAGGGCGGCCAGCATCGACACCGGCAACGGCATGCGGGACAAACACCTGCGCTCGCCGGACTTCCTGGACGTGGACCGGTACCCGGAGATCGCCTACAGCTCCACCGGGCTGGACCCGGCAGGCCCCGACCGCTGGACCGTCCACGGCGAGCTGACCATGCACGGCGTCTCGCGCCCCGTCGACCTGGACCTGACCTACCTCGGCACCGGGCCCGACCCGTGGGGCGGGGTGCGCGCGGCCTTCCACGCCACCGCCGAACTGCGCCGCGACGACTTCGCGATGAACTACAACCAGGTCGTCCAGGCGGGCATCTCCGCGATCGGCACGACCCTGCGTGTGGAGCTGGACATCCAGGCGGTGCAGGGCGAGGCGCTGCCCATGCCGTGA